CGGCCATCCCGCGCAAGGACAAGAACGTCAAGCCGGTCGCGTTCGGCGTCGCCGACTGGCTGATGGCCTTCAAGGCCAACGGGCACCGCGCCGAGATCAAGAAGTTCCTCAACTTCGCGCTCTCCAAGGACAACACGCTCAAGTTCGACGAGGAGTACAACCTGCTCCCCGTCACCCAGGACACCCTCGACGAGCTGTCCGCCAACCCCGCCCACGAGGACCTCACCGAATTCCTCAAGGTGCTGCCGACCGCCAGCTTCTACCCCTACGGCGACCCCTCCTGGGACAAGGTCAGCAGCCTGCTCAAGCAGCGCATGGGCGAGGCCGTCCGGCCCGGCGGGGACGGGGTGCTCGGCGAACTCCAGACCGCCGCGACCGCCGAGGCCTCCCGCGCCCGCAAGGGCTGACACCCCGGCCGCTTAGCCTGGACGCATGGCCGAACTGACCGACCGCGACCGGGCGGTCCTCGAACTGGAAGCACGCGGGTGGCGGACCGCCGGCGCCAAGGAACAGGCGATCCGGCAGGAGCTCGGGATCTCCGCCACCCGCTACTACCAACTGCTGGGCGCGCTGCTCGACCGGCAGGAGGCGCTGGCCTTCGACGCCGTCCTGGTCAACCGGCTCCGACGGGTCCGGCAGGCGCGGCGCGACGCCCGGCAGTGACCGGATACCGCCCGCCGGCCGCCCGCGCCCGGTAGCGTCGACGGCATGGGAATCGCCGAACAGATCACCTCCCCGGCAGGCCGGACCGGACTGGCGGGCCTGCTCGCCGACCCCCGCTCCGCCGTCGTGGGACTCGACTTCGACGGCACGCTCGCCCCGATCGTCGCCGACCCCGACCACGCGCGCGCCCACCCGGGCGTCGTCCCCGCCCTCACCGCGCTGGCCCCGCTGATCGGCTCCGTCGTCATCGTCACCGGCCGGCCCGCCGCCACCGCCGCCGCCTACGGCGGGTTCGCCGCCGCGCCCGGCCTCGAACACCTCACCGTCCTCGGCCACTACGGCGCCGAACGCTGGGACGCCCGCACCGGCGCCGTCACCGCCGCCCCGCCGCCGCCCGGGGTGGCCGCCGTGCGGGCCGAACTCCCCGCGCTGCTCACCGAGCTGAAGGTCCCCGAAGGGACCTTCGTGGAGGACAAGGAGCGCGCCCTGGCCGTCCACACTCGGCGGGCGCCCTCACCGGACGAGCTGCTGGAAGAGCTCCGCGCCCCGCTGGGCGAACTGGCGCACCGGCACGGCCTGGTGGTCGAACCCGGCCGGATGGTGCTGGAGCTGCGCCCGCCCGGCGTCGACAAGGGCGCGGCGCTGCGGGGCTTCCTCGCCGAGAAGTCCGCGGACGCGGTGCTCTTCGCCGGCGACGACCTCGGCGACCTCGCCGCCTACGACGAGATCGCCCGCCGCCGCGAGGCCGGCCACCCGGGCCTCCTGGTCTGCAGCGGCCCGGTCACCGGCGAACCCCCCGTCGCCGCCCTCGCCGCCCGCGCCGACCTCCTCGTGGCCGGCCCCGCCGGAGTCGTCGACCTGCTGAACGGCCTCGCGGAGTTGCTCAGTTCCTGACCGTCGCCCCGACCGGGGGCGCGGGTCCCCGCGCCCCCGGCGGGGCGCTAGTTCAGGGCGTTCAGCTGGTCCAGGAACCATTGCTGGGGCGGGAGCGCCGTGGCGGCGGCGGCCAGGCGTTTGGTGCGGTCGGTGCGTTCGGCCGGGGGCATGGCGAGGGCCTCGGCGAGGGCGTCGGCGGTGGCGATGACGTCGAAGGGGTTGACGGTGATCGCGTCGTCGGCGAGTTCCGCGTGGGCGCCGGCCTCGCGGGAGAGGACCAGGGCGCAGCCCTGGTCGGAGACGACCGGGACCTCCTTGGCGACCAGGTTCATGCCGTCGCGGATGGGGTTGACCAGGGCGACGTCGGCGAGCCGGTACGCGGCCAGCGAGCGCGGGAAGTCGTCGTCGACGTGCAGCAGCACGGGCTGCCAGTCGGGGGTGCCGAATTCGGCGTTGATCTCCGCGGCGATGCGTTGCACCGCGGCGGTGTAGTCCCGGTAGGCGGCGAGGTCGGTGCGCGAGGGGTACGCGAAGGCGATGTGGACGACCCGGTCGAGCCATTCGGGGCGGGTGCGCAGCAGGTGCCGGTAGGCGAGCAGGCCACGGACGATGTTCTTGCTGAGCTCGGTGCGGTCGACCCGGACGACGGTGCGGCGGTCGCCGACGGTCGCGCGCAGGGCGGCGAGGCGTTCGTCCACGTCGGGCCGGTGCGAGCGGTCGCGCAGGAAGTCGCCGTCGGCGCCGAGCCCGTGGACGCCGATCCGGGTGGTGCGGCCGCGGTGCGTGACGGTCAGCGCGGAGCGGTCGACGCTCGCGCCCAGGACGGCTTCGCAGCAGTCGGCGAAGGCGAGGGCCCAGCGGCGGGTGAGGAAGGCGGCGCGGTCGGCTCCCAGGATGCCTTCGAGGACGGCGGCGGCGACGTCGTCGGGCAGCAGCCGGTAGTAGTCGGGCGGGGCCCAGGGGGTGTGCGAGAAGTGGCCGATCCGCAGGTCCGGGCGGAGCGCGCGGAGCAGCGCGGGGGTCAGTGACAGGTGGTAGTCCTGGATCAGCACGGCCGCGCCGGGGGCGGCCTCGGCGGCGAGGGCCTCGGCGAAGGCGGTGTTGTAGGCGAGGTAGGCGGCCCACTCGGTGCGGAACTCGGGGCCGAAGGCGGGTTCGACCGGCATCTCGTACAGCAGGTGGTGGACGAACCACAGGGTGGAGTTGGCGACGCCGTTGTAGGCGCGGGCGAAGGTCTCCGGGGCGATGTCCAGCATCCGGACGGCCTGTCCGCCGACGTCGTGTCCGGCCAGGTCGAGGCGCCCGTCGGGGGCCTGCCGGGCGGCGGTGCGGTCGGCGTCGGAGAGCGCGGCGCACACCCAGACGGCTGACGGGTCGTCGATCGCGGACAGGCCGGAGACCAGACCGCCTCCGCCTCTGCGAAGGGTCAGGGTGCCGTCGTCCTCCGTGCGGAAGGACACCGGACCGCGGTTGGAGGCCACCAGGATCGGGGCGGCTCCGGACTGCTCGGGGCGTTCGGACGCGTGATCGGCCATACAGCCAACCTTGCCGTGCGATCCGCCGACCAAACCACTCGGCGCGGCCGGCGGCGGATGAACACTCGGGGCTCAGTGCCGCTCGCGGTACTCCGGGACGGTGGCCATCGGGGGGCGTTCGGCGGCCGGGACGGGGTGGGTGCGGGGGGTGAA
The DNA window shown above is from Streptomyces sp. TLI_171 and carries:
- a CDS encoding trehalose-6-phosphate synthase, producing the protein MADHASERPEQSGAAPILVASNRGPVSFRTEDDGTLTLRRGGGGLVSGLSAIDDPSAVWVCAALSDADRTAARQAPDGRLDLAGHDVGGQAVRMLDIAPETFARAYNGVANSTLWFVHHLLYEMPVEPAFGPEFRTEWAAYLAYNTAFAEALAAEAAPGAAVLIQDYHLSLTPALLRALRPDLRIGHFSHTPWAPPDYYRLLPDDVAAAVLEGILGADRAAFLTRRWALAFADCCEAVLGASVDRSALTVTHRGRTTRIGVHGLGADGDFLRDRSHRPDVDERLAALRATVGDRRTVVRVDRTELSKNIVRGLLAYRHLLRTRPEWLDRVVHIAFAYPSRTDLAAYRDYTAAVQRIAAEINAEFGTPDWQPVLLHVDDDFPRSLAAYRLADVALVNPIRDGMNLVAKEVPVVSDQGCALVLSREAGAHAELADDAITVNPFDVIATADALAEALAMPPAERTDRTKRLAAAATALPPQQWFLDQLNALN
- the otsB gene encoding trehalose-phosphatase; the protein is MGIAEQITSPAGRTGLAGLLADPRSAVVGLDFDGTLAPIVADPDHARAHPGVVPALTALAPLIGSVVIVTGRPAATAAAYGGFAAAPGLEHLTVLGHYGAERWDARTGAVTAAPPPPGVAAVRAELPALLTELKVPEGTFVEDKERALAVHTRRAPSPDELLEELRAPLGELAHRHGLVVEPGRMVLELRPPGVDKGAALRGFLAEKSADAVLFAGDDLGDLAAYDEIARRREAGHPGLLVCSGPVTGEPPVAALAARADLLVAGPAGVVDLLNGLAELLSS
- a CDS encoding DUF3263 domain-containing protein; translated protein: MAELTDRDRAVLELEARGWRTAGAKEQAIRQELGISATRYYQLLGALLDRQEALAFDAVLVNRLRRVRQARRDARQ